A single region of the candidate division WOR-3 bacterium genome encodes:
- a CDS encoding Spy/CpxP family protein refolding chaperone: MKYPLKGKGMVLTLSVFIIFIGGLLAQEPAQKPSEPEGLPMPPMGMMGLPNLSDEQKEQIQALRIKHLKEVMPIETDIKIKELELAGLWQRDKLDTKAIVAKVKEIADLRTKLELANVNHKIEIYKILTPEQRKRFIQGIGPGKGMRQRLQKRFRQMYRHHLGPMEPDCCPHR, encoded by the coding sequence ATGAAATATCCATTAAAGGGTAAAGGGATGGTTCTTACACTGAGCGTTTTTATAATCTTTATTGGCGGCTTACTTGCGCAAGAGCCAGCACAAAAACCATCAGAGCCCGAAGGACTGCCGATGCCGCCAATGGGAATGATGGGATTACCCAACCTGAGCGATGAGCAGAAGGAGCAAATTCAGGCTTTGCGTATCAAGCACCTAAAAGAGGTTATGCCGATTGAGACCGACATCAAGATTAAGGAACTGGAACTGGCTGGGCTCTGGCAGAGGGACAAACTTGATACCAAGGCGATTGTGGCAAAGGTAAAGGAGATTGCTGATTTGCGCACGAAACTGGAACTGGCAAATGTCAATCACAAGATTGAGATTTACAAAATCCTGACACCAGAGCAGCGAAAGAGGTTTATTCAGGGGATTGGACCGGGTAAAGGTATGAGACAGCGGCTGCAGAAAAGGTTCAGGCAGATGTATCGGCATCATTTGGGACCGATGGAACCGGATTGCTGCCCGCATAGGTAG
- a CDS encoding fibronectin type III domain-containing protein, with protein MLIFAVFSIALSPPIGVRAKDVPNDEGGKILVIWECAPEPEIIGYRILRQEEGSAEWETLAFVGRLTNRYTDDEAKNKVKYRYQVLACSETESACSAPSEWTFCIPQWFDTTTLPALVGTLVLSVIFVYFLNRAKRDKNLFIRRIAGLDAVEEALGRATEMGRATLYVPGLSSMADVATIASLNILGEVAKKTAQFGTPLIVPVADPIVYTVAREVVKESYTTAGRPDAFHQDIVFFVTDQQFAFAAAVDGIMTREQPATNFLIGMFWAESLILAETGASTGAIQIAGTDAIAQLPFFITACDYTLIGEELYAASAYISREPILLGGIKGQDYSKALITILIVLFTILALGFNLPVLKWL; from the coding sequence GTGCTAATATTTGCTGTTTTCTCAATTGCCCTTTCACCACCCATTGGTGTTCGGGCAAAGGATGTCCCCAATGACGAAGGGGGGAAGATCCTTGTCATCTGGGAATGCGCACCGGAACCGGAAATCATCGGCTATCGCATCCTAAGGCAAGAAGAGGGTTCAGCGGAATGGGAGACCCTTGCCTTTGTTGGGAGGCTGACCAACCGCTACACTGATGACGAAGCCAAAAACAAGGTTAAATACCGTTATCAGGTTCTCGCCTGTTCAGAAACCGAATCCGCCTGTTCTGCGCCTTCAGAATGGACATTTTGCATTCCCCAGTGGTTTGATACCACCACCTTGCCAGCTCTTGTCGGCACCCTGGTCTTGAGCGTTATCTTTGTCTATTTTCTTAACCGGGCGAAAAGGGACAAAAACCTTTTTATCAGGCGCATTGCCGGCTTAGATGCGGTAGAAGAGGCTCTTGGCAGGGCAACCGAAATGGGCAGGGCAACGCTTTACGTCCCCGGGCTCTCATCAATGGCTGATGTTGCCACCATCGCCTCCCTCAACATCTTAGGTGAGGTCGCCAAAAAGACCGCTCAGTTCGGCACACCGTTGATTGTTCCTGTGGCTGACCCGATTGTCTATACCGTTGCCCGCGAGGTTGTTAAGGAATCATACACAACTGCGGGCAGACCCGATGCCTTTCATCAGGATATTGTGTTTTTTGTCACCGACCAGCAGTTTGCCTTTGCCGCTGCGGTTGATGGGATTATGACCCGGGAGCAACCGGCAACCAACTTCCTCATCGGGATGTTCTGGGCAGAGTCATTAATCCTTGCCGAGACCGGTGCCTCAACCGGCGCCATCCAGATTGCCGGCACTGATGCCATTGCCCAGTTGCCATTCTTTATCACCGCGTGCGACTACACCCTGATTGGCGAGGAGCTTTATGCTGCCAGCGCCTATATCTCGCGCGAGCCTATCCTGTTAGGCGGAATCAAGGGCCAGGACTACTCCAAGGCGCTTATCACCATCCTCATCGTTCTCTTCACCATCCTTGCCTTAGGATTCAATCTGCCGGTTCTGAAATGGTTATAA